The following coding sequences lie in one Mesorhizobium sp. NZP2298 genomic window:
- a CDS encoding CHRD domain-containing protein, whose amino-acid sequence MRTHSILPVLSALAISTAFVFASPAMAEVVKYKATLDGSQQSPPVTTKGKGTATLTFDTTKKKLSWNVKYSGLSGPATAAHIHGPAAMGANAAPVIPFKGKLKSPIKGSATLTDAQAADLAAGNYYVNVHTAANKDGEIRGQIEAAK is encoded by the coding sequence ATGCGCACACATTCCATCTTGCCGGTACTTTCGGCGTTGGCCATTTCGACCGCTTTCGTCTTCGCGTCCCCGGCCATGGCCGAGGTGGTGAAGTACAAGGCGACGCTCGATGGCAGCCAACAGAGCCCGCCCGTCACCACCAAGGGCAAGGGCACCGCCACGCTCACATTCGACACCACCAAGAAGAAGCTCAGCTGGAACGTGAAATATTCCGGCCTCAGCGGACCGGCGACGGCAGCGCATATTCACGGCCCGGCGGCGATGGGTGCGAATGCCGCTCCCGTCATCCCGTTCAAAGGCAAGCTCAAGAGCCCGATCAAGGGATCCGCAACGCTGACGGACGCACAGGCCGCCGACCTGGCGGCCGGCAACTATTATGTCAACGTCCACACCGCCGCCAACAAGGACGGCGAGATCCGCGGCCAGATCGAGGCAGCGAAGTAG
- a CDS encoding thiamine pyrophosphate-binding protein has translation MKTGGQLIVEALEANGTDRIFCVPGESYLAVLDALHDSAIRTIVCRQEGGAAMMADCQGRLTGKPGICFVTRGPGATNASAGIHIAMQDSVPLILFIGQVASHAKEREAFQEVDYVRFFGDIAKWVVEIDDASRIPEFVTRAFAVATSGRPGPVVISLPEDMLTSVVEAPDALPHTPVETYPGEAELDALEMLLNGAKRPFVILGGTRWNEESVAHMRAISETWSLPVGCSFRRQMLFDHLHPNYAGDVGIGINPKLANAIKQADLVLLIGGRMGEMPSSDYTLLKSPYPDQALVHVHADAGELGRVYRPTLAINASPSAFVEAFVKRRPAATPGWEDEPAKLHAAYLDWSTPPETGPGPVQMGPIMNYLEKVLPDDAILTNGAGNYATWVHRFHRSRRFGTQAAPTSGSMGYGTPAAVAAKALFPERTVVAFAGDGCFLMNGQEFATAVQYDLPIVVIVVNNGIYGTIRMHQEREYPGRVVATGLKNPDFASLARAYGGHGETVERTADFAPAFERARASGKPAIVEIRLDPEAITPTRTLTQIRDKA, from the coding sequence ATGAAGACCGGTGGACAACTGATCGTCGAAGCGCTGGAAGCCAACGGCACCGACCGCATCTTCTGCGTGCCGGGCGAATCCTATCTCGCGGTGCTCGACGCGCTGCACGACTCGGCGATCCGCACCATCGTCTGCCGCCAGGAAGGTGGCGCCGCGATGATGGCGGACTGCCAGGGCAGGCTGACCGGCAAGCCCGGCATCTGCTTCGTCACCCGCGGCCCCGGCGCGACCAATGCGTCCGCCGGTATCCACATCGCCATGCAGGATTCGGTTCCGCTCATCCTGTTCATCGGCCAGGTCGCCAGCCACGCCAAGGAGCGCGAGGCTTTCCAGGAGGTGGACTATGTCAGGTTCTTCGGCGACATCGCCAAATGGGTGGTCGAGATCGACGACGCCTCGCGCATCCCGGAATTCGTCACCCGCGCCTTCGCCGTGGCGACATCGGGGCGTCCCGGCCCGGTGGTCATCTCGTTGCCCGAGGACATGCTGACCAGCGTGGTCGAGGCGCCGGACGCACTTCCCCACACGCCGGTCGAGACCTATCCCGGCGAGGCCGAACTCGACGCGCTGGAGATGCTGCTCAACGGCGCCAAGCGCCCGTTCGTCATCCTCGGCGGCACGCGCTGGAATGAGGAATCCGTGGCGCACATGCGCGCCATATCCGAGACATGGTCGCTGCCGGTCGGCTGTTCTTTCCGACGCCAGATGCTGTTCGACCATCTGCACCCGAACTATGCAGGCGACGTCGGCATCGGCATCAATCCGAAACTGGCCAACGCCATCAAGCAGGCCGACCTCGTGCTGCTCATCGGCGGCCGCATGGGCGAAATGCCGTCTTCCGACTATACGCTGCTGAAAAGCCCCTACCCCGACCAGGCGCTGGTCCATGTTCACGCCGATGCCGGCGAACTCGGCCGCGTCTACCGGCCGACGCTGGCGATCAACGCATCGCCCTCGGCTTTCGTCGAGGCTTTCGTCAAGCGCAGACCGGCTGCGACACCAGGCTGGGAGGACGAGCCGGCGAAACTGCATGCCGCCTATCTCGACTGGTCGACACCACCGGAAACCGGCCCCGGCCCGGTCCAGATGGGGCCGATCATGAACTATCTGGAGAAGGTACTTCCCGACGACGCCATCCTAACCAACGGCGCCGGCAACTACGCCACCTGGGTGCATCGCTTCCACCGCTCCCGCCGCTTCGGCACGCAAGCCGCGCCGACATCGGGCTCGATGGGCTATGGCACCCCGGCCGCGGTCGCCGCCAAGGCGCTATTCCCAGAGCGTACCGTGGTCGCCTTTGCCGGCGACGGCTGCTTCCTGATGAACGGCCAGGAGTTCGCCACCGCCGTGCAGTATGACCTGCCGATCGTCGTCATCGTCGTCAACAACGGCATCTACGGCACAATACGCATGCACCAGGAGCGCGAATATCCCGGCCGTGTCGTCGCCACCGGCCTCAAGAACCCCGATTTCGCGTCGCTGGCCCGTGCCTATGGCGGCCATGGCGAGACGGTCGAGAGGACAGCGGATTTCGCGCCCGCCTTCGAGCGAGCCCGCGCCAGCGGCAAGCCGGCGATCGTCGAAATCAGGCTCGATCCGGAAGCAATCACGCCGACTCGCACGCTGACGCAGATCCGCGACAAGGCGTGA
- a CDS encoding CaiB/BaiF CoA transferase family protein, with the protein MAEPPLKGVRVIELARILAGPWAGQLLADLGADVIKVESPDGGDDTRKWGPPFVMSHDGENLSAAYYHSCNRGKRSIAIDFSTPEGAETIRRLVATSDVLIENFKLGGLRKYGLDYDSLRQINPRLVYCSITGFGQDGPYAPRAGYDFIIQAMAGMMSITGEPGREPQKAGVAISDIFTGLYSVVAIQAALRHADQTGQGQHIDMALFDTQISALGNQNLNYLVSGKSPVQMGNAHMNIAPYEVVPVRDGHIILAVGNDGQFQKFCAAVGLDDLPANPDFATNPARVANRVKLRARIIEALSILDRDPLLAKLEAAGVPASPINTIGQMFADPQTIARGMRLDLDDGHGNRLPSVRAPMVMSGTPLLYERPSPRLGEHTDEILAELERSGK; encoded by the coding sequence ATGGCTGAACCCCCGCTGAAAGGCGTCCGCGTCATCGAACTCGCCCGCATCCTGGCCGGCCCCTGGGCTGGACAGTTGCTTGCCGATCTCGGCGCCGATGTCATCAAGGTTGAAAGCCCTGACGGCGGCGATGACACCCGCAAATGGGGTCCGCCCTTCGTCATGAGCCATGACGGCGAGAACCTGTCGGCCGCCTATTACCATTCCTGCAATCGCGGCAAGCGCTCCATCGCCATCGACTTTTCGACGCCTGAGGGTGCGGAAACCATCCGCCGGCTGGTCGCCACATCGGATGTGCTGATCGAGAATTTCAAGCTCGGCGGGCTCAGGAAATACGGGCTCGACTATGACAGCCTGCGCCAGATCAACCCCCGCCTCGTCTATTGCTCGATCACCGGGTTCGGCCAGGACGGTCCGTATGCGCCACGCGCCGGCTACGACTTCATCATCCAGGCCATGGCCGGCATGATGTCGATCACCGGCGAGCCCGGCCGTGAGCCGCAAAAGGCCGGCGTCGCCATCTCGGACATCTTCACCGGTCTTTATTCGGTCGTCGCCATCCAGGCCGCGCTGCGGCACGCCGACCAGACCGGCCAAGGCCAGCACATCGATATGGCGCTGTTCGACACGCAGATCTCGGCGCTCGGAAATCAGAACCTCAACTATCTCGTCTCCGGCAAGTCGCCGGTGCAGATGGGCAATGCGCATATGAACATCGCGCCTTACGAGGTGGTGCCGGTCCGTGACGGCCACATCATCCTGGCGGTCGGCAATGACGGTCAGTTCCAAAAATTCTGCGCCGCCGTCGGGCTGGACGATCTGCCCGCCAATCCCGACTTCGCTACCAACCCCGCCCGGGTCGCCAACCGGGTCAAGCTGCGCGCGCGCATCATCGAGGCGCTGAGCATCCTTGATCGCGATCCGCTGCTGGCAAAGCTCGAAGCCGCAGGCGTGCCGGCGAGCCCGATCAACACGATCGGCCAGATGTTCGCCGACCCGCAGACGATCGCGCGCGGCATGCGGCTCGACCTCGACGACGGCCATGGCAACCGTCTGCCTTCCGTACGCGCGCCGATGGTGATGTCGGGCACACCGCTGCTCTATGAACGCCCTTCGCCGCGCCTAGGCGAACATACCGACGAAATCCTTGCTGAGCTGGAGAGATCAGGCAAATGA
- a CDS encoding alpha/beta fold hydrolase: MPFSQQRMVRSSTGADLNLLVRHADGRARAVVQINHGLAEHAARYAGFADFLAARGFHAYVHDHRGHGATKAPDAPLGKFADKDGPAKVIADVDAIHDLIASECPDLPVILFGHSMGASIALNYLLSHSPRVHAAAIWNGNFSQGRLGQVALGILAWERMRLGSDVPSRLLPKLTFQAWGKAVPNHRTPFDWLSRDEAEVAKYIADPLCGWDASVSMWHDVVSMAMNGGKDAGFTSVRRDLPVAIVGGEKDPASDYGKGITHLANRMLRMGFSNLVSKVYADTRHESLNEVNRDIIMDDFAAWADGTLKA; encoded by the coding sequence ATGCCTTTCAGTCAACAACGCATGGTCCGCTCATCGACCGGCGCCGATCTCAATCTCCTCGTCAGGCATGCCGATGGCCGGGCACGTGCCGTCGTCCAGATCAATCATGGGCTTGCCGAACACGCCGCGCGCTATGCCGGTTTCGCCGACTTCCTGGCCGCGCGCGGCTTCCACGCCTATGTCCATGACCATCGCGGCCATGGCGCGACCAAGGCGCCCGACGCGCCGCTCGGCAAATTCGCCGACAAGGATGGCCCGGCCAAAGTGATCGCCGACGTCGATGCCATCCATGACCTGATCGCCAGCGAATGCCCTGATCTGCCGGTCATCCTTTTCGGTCATTCGATGGGCGCGTCGATAGCGCTGAACTACCTTTTGAGCCACTCGCCGCGTGTCCATGCCGCCGCGATCTGGAACGGCAATTTCTCGCAAGGGCGGCTTGGGCAGGTAGCGCTCGGCATCCTTGCCTGGGAACGGATGCGGCTGGGCTCCGACGTTCCATCGCGCCTGCTGCCGAAACTCACCTTCCAGGCCTGGGGCAAGGCGGTGCCCAACCACCGCACGCCGTTCGACTGGTTGTCACGCGACGAGGCGGAGGTGGCGAAATACATCGCCGATCCGCTGTGCGGCTGGGACGCCTCGGTGTCGATGTGGCACGATGTGGTCTCCATGGCGATGAACGGCGGCAAGGATGCAGGGTTCACGAGCGTGCGGCGCGACCTTCCGGTCGCCATCGTTGGCGGCGAGAAAGACCCCGCTTCGGACTACGGCAAGGGCATCACCCACCTTGCCAACCGCATGCTCAGGATGGGCTTTTCGAATCTCGTTTCAAAGGTTTACGCCGACACCCGCCACGAAAGCCTGAACGAGGTGAACCGCGACATCATCATGGACGATTTCGCCGCTTGGGCCGACGGTACCCTGAAGGCGTGA
- a CDS encoding ribonuclease T2 family protein, with the protein MRIGVVFGLAMLAISLAGAAHADVKMSGTFVADAACPATQAIKNSKNPGNVSTDAGQSYQLLAGNKDAPTHYLILVPGADPERRWVKVSCGHLSGSSAATVPAAPGGQGKSAASGKPEYVFALSWQPAFCETKSNKTECKAQNPNEFDATNFTLHGLWPQPAGNFYCQVGANDKANDNPAHWKDLPPVNLDAGTRKELDQVMPGTASQLERHEWIKHGTCYGKSQQEYFADALGLMREVNGSPVRDLFVKNIGGKLTADQIRGAFDTAFGAGAGDRVRVSCVIDPTSGRRLIGELTLGLAGPIGPNASLKDLLLASVPTNKAGCPTGTVDAIGFQ; encoded by the coding sequence ATGCGCATTGGTGTTGTTTTCGGATTGGCCATGCTGGCGATATCGCTGGCCGGCGCGGCGCATGCCGACGTCAAGATGAGCGGCACTTTCGTCGCCGACGCTGCCTGTCCCGCAACGCAGGCCATCAAGAACAGCAAGAATCCCGGCAATGTCTCGACCGATGCCGGACAGAGCTACCAGCTGCTGGCCGGCAACAAGGACGCGCCGACACATTATCTGATCCTGGTGCCGGGCGCCGATCCGGAGCGCCGCTGGGTGAAGGTCAGTTGCGGCCATCTGTCGGGCAGCAGTGCCGCGACGGTGCCGGCCGCACCTGGCGGACAAGGCAAGTCCGCCGCCTCGGGCAAGCCCGAATATGTCTTCGCGCTGAGCTGGCAGCCGGCTTTTTGCGAGACCAAGTCGAACAAGACCGAATGCAAGGCGCAGAACCCGAACGAATTCGATGCCACCAATTTCACCTTGCACGGCCTGTGGCCGCAGCCGGCCGGCAATTTCTATTGCCAGGTGGGGGCCAACGACAAGGCCAACGACAATCCGGCTCACTGGAAGGACCTGCCGCCGGTCAATCTGGACGCCGGCACCCGCAAGGAGCTCGACCAGGTGATGCCGGGTACGGCCTCCCAGCTGGAGCGGCATGAGTGGATCAAGCACGGCACCTGCTACGGCAAGAGCCAGCAGGAGTATTTTGCGGATGCGCTCGGCCTGATGCGGGAGGTCAACGGCTCGCCGGTGCGCGATCTCTTCGTCAAGAACATTGGCGGCAAACTGACGGCGGACCAGATCCGTGGCGCCTTCGACACCGCGTTCGGCGCGGGGGCGGGGGACCGCGTGCGGGTGTCCTGCGTCATCGATCCCACGAGCGGCCGGCGGCTGATCGGCGAACTGACGCTTGGCCTTGCCGGCCCGATCGGCCCGAACGCTTCGCTCAAGGATCTGCTGCTGGCCTCGGTGCCGACCAACAAGGCCGGTTGCCCAACCGGCACTGTCGACGCGATCGGGTTCCAGTAA